In Cyclopterus lumpus isolate fCycLum1 chromosome 9, fCycLum1.pri, whole genome shotgun sequence, a single genomic region encodes these proteins:
- the nkx6.3 gene encoding homeobox protein Nkx-6.3 yields the protein MDPNIQGSFLFNNNLNQFPSELKAPVCQYSVPNSFYKLNPALNSQLQAGTPHGISDILSRSMMGMGSTGTTTLLSGYATMGGFSPSVTSTSMYYNRDYNPSLGGFSKPGAECPMKGRSVNCWAESGCDWRGGRQQCTNSSGPLGEMTGRKKHTRPTFSGHQIFALEKTFEQTKYLAGPERARLAYSLGMTESQVKVWFQNRRTKWRKKSASEPSSTQAGLAGQGGEASENEVEDEEYNKPLDPDSDDDKIRLLLRKHHRAFSVLRLGPHV from the exons ATGGATCCAAACATCCAGGGGTCTTTTCTGTTTAACAACAACCTGAACCAATTCCCCTCGGAGCTCAAGGCCCCAGTGTGCCAGTACTCAGTGCCCAACTCTTTCTACAAGCTCAACCCGGCCCTGAACAGCCAGCTGCAGGCGGGGACGCCTCACGGCATCAGCGACATCCTGAGCCGCTCCATGATGGGGATGGGCTCCACCGGCACCACCACCCTGCTGTCCGGATACGCCACCATGGGGGGGTTCAGCCCCTCCGTCACCAGCACGTCCATGTACTATAACCGGGACTACAACCCTTCCCTGGGCGGCTTCTCCAAGCCTGGCGCCGAGTGCCCCATGAAGGGTCGCAGCGTGAACTGCTGGGCGGAGAGCGGCTGTgactggagaggagggaggcagcAGTGCACAAACA GTAGTGGTCCTCTGGGGGAGATGACAGGCAGGAAGAAACACACCAGACCAACATTTAGTGGACATCAGATATTTGCTCTGGAGAAAACATTCGAGCAGACAAAGTACTTGGCCGGGCCTGAGAGAGCGAGACTGGCTTATTCTCTGGGCATGACTGAATCTCAAGTCAAG GTGTGGTTTCAGAACCGACGCACcaagtggaggaagaagagcgcCTCGGAGCCGAGCTCCACGCAGGCCGGCCTCGCGGGGCAGGGCGGCGAGGCCTCGGAGAACgaggtggaggacgaagagTACAACAAGCCGCTGGACCCCGACTCTGACGACGATAAGATCCGACTGCTGCTGCGCAAACACCACCGGGCTTTCTCCGTGCTCCGCCTCGGGCCACACGTCTGA
- the LOC117736516 gene encoding E3 ubiquitin-protein ligase NEURL3, translating into MLNERANGTSVVGSETTHRCGKSCLGPLTFHPLAVGDMVTLSHGCRLAERTRTTFKDGLVFGSRPVKIREKIRLRVEKDMFKWHGALRLGFTNVPPSHRSLPLPSMAIHNLIGVQGHWAAPVHESHCLAGSELEFWISDNGSVFVTSTNLKRHKLLTGVDLSRPLWAMIDIYGHTCAISLLGSKKSKLLRTRRSCPAPEQLNSLDADKHNSFIPFSRRSGNSDERIPFDMKAPAGGGSVIECVVCMDKQARVTLSCGHQCLCTQCAPRVFRQLGSCPLCRFKISAPSVDGI; encoded by the exons ATGCTGAACGAGAGAGCCAACGGGACCTCTG TTGTCGGGTCAGAGACGACACACAGATGTGGCAAGTCCTGCCTCGGTCCTTTGACCTTCCACCCTCTGGCTGTGGGAGACATGGTCACCTTGAGCCATGGGTGTCGACTAGCAGAGAGGACGAGGACCACGTTCAAGGACGGCCTGGTGTTCGGCAGCCGCCCGGTAAAGATCCGGGAGAAGATTCGCCTGAGGGTTGAGAAAGATATGTTCAAATGGCATGGAGCTCTGCGTCTGGGCTTCACCAACGTGCCGCCCTCGCACAGATCTCTGCCCCTGCCCAGCATGGCCATCCACAACCTCATTGGCGTCCAAGGCCACTGGGCTGCCCCAGTGCATGAATCCCATTGCCTAGCAGGTTCAGAGCTGGAGTTCTGGATCTCTGATAACGGCTCCGTATTCGTCACAAGCACCAACCTCAAGCGGCACAAGCTCCTGACAGGAGTGGATCTCAGCCGGCCGCTGTGGGCCATGATAGACATCTACGGACACACATGCGCCATTTCCCTCCTGG GCTCAAAGAAAAGCAAGCTACTTAGGACCAGACGGTCCTGTCCTGCACCTGAACAACTGAACTCACTTGATGCTGACAAACACAACAGTTTCATTCCTTTCTCAAGGCGCTCTGGAAACAGTGATGAACGCATCCCATTTGACATGAAAGCCCCAGCAG GTGGAGGCAGCGTAATTGAGTGTGTGGTGTGCATGGATAAGCAGGCCAGAGTCACTTTGTCTTGCGGCCACCAGTGTTTATGTACCCAGTGCGCCCCAAGAGTCTTCCGACAGTTGGGCTCCTGCCCGCTGTGCCGATTCAAGATCAGCGCTCCCTCAGTGGACGGTATTTGa